One genomic segment of Panicum virgatum strain AP13 chromosome 2N, P.virgatum_v5, whole genome shotgun sequence includes these proteins:
- the LOC120661731 gene encoding insulin-degrading enzyme-like 1, peroxisomal, with protein sequence LQIFPPEDWLIAASMPSKFSPDAIQNILNELTPENVRIFWESKRFEGQTNLTEPWYGTSYSVEAVPPSIIQKWLVKAPEEDLHLPKPNIFIPRDLSLKNIEEKVSVPFMLRKTPFSRLWYKPDTMFFTPKVYIKMDFHCPLSQSSPESAVLTDVFTRLLMDYLNDYAYDAQVAGLYYAVKPNDTGFQVTMVGYNDKMRTLLETVIDKIAEFEVRVDRFSVIKEAMTKEYENFKFRQPYQQVLYYCSLMLDDQAWPWDEEFSALSHLEASDLGIFLPHLLAKTFIECYFAGNIEPNEAKSVVQHAEDVLFNAPISVCKPLSPSQHLAKRIVKLEKGLRYYYPAMCLNHQDENSALLHYIQARVLYFSKKKNVLLHLLALIGKQPAFHQLRSVEQLGYIALLRQRNDSGVRGLQFIIQSTVKDPANLDARVENFLKMLESTLYEMSDAEFKSNVSALIDMKLEKYKNIREESAFFWGEISEGTLKFDRKEAEVAALRELKKEELIDFFNDHVKVNVPQKKILSIQVYGGLHTAEYQTIVQNAPPPQSCEITDIYSFRRSRPLYGSFRGGVGQMKL encoded by the exons TTGCAGATTTTTCCACCAGAAGATTGGTTGATTGCAGCATCTATGCCATCAAAGTTTTCGCCAGATGCTATTCAGAATATTTTAAATGAATTGACTCCTGAGAATGTAAG GATATTCTGGGAATCGAAAAGGTTTGAAGGACAAACAAACTTAACAGAGCCATGGTATGGTACATCGTATTCTGTTGAAGCTGTCCCTCCATCCATTATACAG AAATGGTTAGTGAAAGCCCCTGAGGAAGATTTACACCTGCCAAAACCTAACATCTTCATTCCACGTGACCTCTCATTAAAAAATATAGAGGAAAAG GTAAGTGTTCCTTTCATGCTGAGGAAGACACCGTTCTCCAGATTGTGGTACAAGCCCGATACAATGTTTTTCACACCCAAAGTCTATATCAAGATGGATTTTCACTGTCCACTGTCCCAAAGCTCACCCGAGTCAGCAGTTCTTACTGATGTATTCACAAGGTTGCTAATGGATTATTTAAATGATTATG CTTATGACGCTCAAGTTGCTGGCCTTTATTACGCTGTTAAGCCAAATGATACTGGTTTTCAG GTAACTATGGTTGGATACAATGACAAAATGAGAACCCTTCTGGAGACTGTTATTGACAAAATTGCAGAGTTTGAAGTTAGGGTTGACCGTTTTTCTGTGATAAAG GAAGCTATGACAAAGGAGTATGAGAATTTCAAATTTCGGCAGCCATATCAGCAAGTCTTGTATTATTGTTCACTGATGCTAGATGACCAAGCATGGCCATGGGATGAGGAATTTTCTGCACTCTCTCACCTTGAAGCTAGTGATCTGGGAATTTTTTTGCCTCATTTGCTGGCAAAGACTTTCATCGAGTGTTATTTTGCAG GTAACATTGAACCCAATGAAGCAAAGAGTGTCGTCCAGCATGCCGAAGATGTCTTGTTCAATGCACCCATTAGTGTTTGCAAGCCATTATCCCCATCACAGCATCTTGCAAAGCGGATTGTAAAGCTTGAAAAGGGTTTGAGATACTATTACCCAGCAATGTGCTTGAATCACCAAGATGAAAATTCTGCTCTTCTGCACTATATTCAGGCACGCGTTTTATACTT ttcaaaaaaaaaaaatgttctaCTTCATCTACTTGCACTTATTGGCAAGCAACCAGCTTTCCATCAATTGCGATCAGTTGAGCAACTTGGCTACATAGCACTGCTTAGGCAAAG AAATGATTCCGGTGTCCGCGGGTTGCAATTTATAATCCAGTCAACTGTTAAG GATCCTGCCAATCTGGATGCTAGAGTTGAAAATTTTCTTAAGATGCTTGAAAGCACCCTTTACGAGATGTCTGATGCAGAATTCAAG AGTAATGTCAGCGCTCTTATTGATATGAAACTGGAGAAATACAAAAACATACGCGAGGAATCAGCATTCTTTTGGGGAGAGATTTCTGAAGGAACCCTCAAATTTGATAGAAAAGAAGCGGAG GTTGCTGCACTGAGGGAGCTCAAGAAGGAAGAGTTGATAGACTTCTTCAATGATCATGTGAAAGTCAATGTCCCACAAAAGAAGATTCTTAGTATACAAGTGTACGGTGGTCTCCATACTGCCGAGTACCAAACGATCGTGCAAAATGCTCCACCACCGCAATCATGTGAGATAACTGATATATACAGCTTCAGGAGGTCAAGGCCTTTGTATGGATCGTTCAGGGGAGGTGTTGGGCAGATGAAGTTATAG
- the LOC120661734 gene encoding mavicyanin-like, with translation MGGGAARRVAVAALAVAVLAGVASAAVYEVGDKAGWTVMGNPNYAAWASSKKFRGNDVVVFTYNKQFHNVLAVSKADYKNCDASKPIATWSTGNDSVVLKTAGHHYFLCGFPGHCAAGQKVDIRIATSSDAPSAAPTPEPSAGGATTAPAPHPNAAPKALPAGSSVAATVAASLLSLAAAVLA, from the exons ATGGGTggtggcgcggcgaggagggtggccgtggcggcgctggcggtggcggtgctggccggcgtggcgtcggcggcCGTGTACGAGGTGGGCGACAAGGCCGGGTGGACCGTCATGGGCAACCCCAACTACGCCGCCTGGGCCAGCTCCAAGAAGTTCCGTGGCAATGACGTCGTCG TGTTCACGTACAACAAGCAGTTCCACAACGTGCTGGCGGTGAGCAAGGCGGACTACAAGAACTGCGACGCCAGCAAGCCGATCGCCACCTGGTCCACGGGCAACGACTCCGTCGTCCTCAAGACCGCGGGCCACCACTACTTCCTCTGCGGCTTCCCGGGCCACTGCGCCGCCGGCCAGAAGGTGGACATCCGCATCGCCACCTCCTCTGATGCCCCTTCCGCGGCGCCCACCCCCGAGccctccgccggcggcgccacgaccgcgccggcgccgcacccCAACGCCGCGCCCAAGGCGCTCCCCGCAGGCagctccgtcgccgccaccgtcgccgcgtCACTGCTCTCCCTGGCCGCGGCCGTGCTCGCGTGA